From Scylla paramamosain isolate STU-SP2022 unplaced genomic scaffold, ASM3559412v1 Contig3, whole genome shotgun sequence, a single genomic window includes:
- the LOC135096168 gene encoding gastrula zinc finger protein XlCGF57.1-like isoform X1 has product MGLAFQWAYFLLDFCCPWPVSFLHKKIKIKNHKCDHCRKTFAQKSHLASHILTHTGERIFQSLECGKRFTRKGSLDRHILTHTGERKFQCLECGKRFTMKDSLDRHILTHTGERKFQCLECGKRFTRKGSLDRHILTHTGERKFQCLECGKRFTRKGHLDTHILTHTGERKFQCLECGKRFIHKGDLNKHTLTHTGERKFQCLECGKRFIHKGDLNKHILTHTGERKFQCLECGKRFTLKGHLDTHILTHTGEKKFQCLECGKRFTLKGHLDTHILTHTGEKKFQCLECGKRFTRKGSLDRHILTHTGERKFQCLECGKRFTRKGSLDRHILTHTGKRKFQCLKCGKRLTHKGSLDRHTLTHTGR; this is encoded by the coding sequence atgggactggcatttcagtgggcatattttttattggatttttgttgcccttggccagtgtccttcctacataaaaaaataaaaataaaaaaccacAAGTGTGACCACTGCAGGAAGACATTTGCCCAGAAGAGTCATCTTgcctcacacatcctcacccacactggggagagaatcTTCCAGtccctggagtgtgggaaaagatttaccaggaagggttcccttgacagacacattctcacccacactggggagagaaagttccagtgcctggagtgtgggaaaagatttaccatGAAGGATTCCCTTGACAGACACAttctcacccacactggggagagaaagttccagtgcctggagtgtgggaaaagatttaccaggaagggttcccttgacagacacattctcacccacactggggagagaaagttccagtgcctggagtgtgggaaaagatttactcGGAAAGGtcatcttgacacacacatcctcacccacactggggagagaaagttccagtgcctggagtgtgggaaaagatttatccaTAAAGGTGATCTTAACAaacacaccctcacccacactggggagagaaagttccagtgcctggagtgtgggaaaagatttatccaTAAAGGTGATCTTAacaaacacatcctcacccacactggggagagaaagttccagtgcctggagtgtgggaaaagatttactcTGAAAGGtcatcttgacacacacatcctcacccacactggggagaaaaagttccagtgcctggagtgtgggaaaagatttactcTGAAAGGtcatcttgacacacacatcctcacccacactggggagaaaaagttccagtgcctggagtgtgggaaaagatttaccaggaagggttcccttgacagacacatcctcacccacactggagagagaaagttccagtgcctggagtgtgggaaaagatttaccaggaagggttcccttgacagacacatcctcacccacactgggaagagaaagttccagtgcctgaaGTGTGGGAAAAGACTTACCCATAAAGGCAGTCTTGACAGacacaccctcacccacactgggagATAG
- the LOC135096168 gene encoding uncharacterized protein LOC135096168 isoform X5: MSGKTEEMGRQQNQTSRTAVVREQDPTSKFPIHSAPETLRSVASKSSRPFCSRAPQQDISGERQKDPTSKPSHPFCPRVHQVIGRHVLLSILPQSPSGARLASSGGTPSVHPRCSPSVPAELTTTKNSVAMEDVMPGSSSSSSMNRWEQLLF, encoded by the exons cAGGAcagcagtggtgagagagcaagaccCAACCAGCAAATTCCCCATCCATTCTGCCCCAGAGACCCTCAGGTCAGTGGCCAGCAAGTCCTCCCGCCCATTCTGCTCCAGAGCCCCTCAG cAGGACATCAGTGGTGAGAGACAAAAAGACCCGACCAGCAAGCCCTCCCATCCATTCTGCCCCAGAGTCCATCAGGTTATTGGCCGGCATGTCCTCCTGTCCATTCTACCCCAGAGCCCCTCAG GTGCCAGATTGGCATCCAGTGGCGGGACTCCCTCTGTGCATCCTCGGTGCAGCCCCAGTGTTCCTGCAGAACTGACCACTACCAAGAACAGTGTTGCAATGGAGGATGTGATGccaggcagcagcagtagcagcagtatgaACAGATGGGAGCagttgctcttctag
- the LOC135096168 gene encoding uncharacterized protein LOC135096168 isoform X6 translates to MSGKTEEMGRQQNQTSRTAVVREQDPTSKFPIHSAPETLRSVASKSSRPFCSRAPQDISGERQKDPTSKPSHPFCPRVHQVIGRHVLLSILPQSPSGARLASSGGTPSVHPRCSPSVPAELTTTKNSVAMEDVMPGSSSSSSMNRWEQLLF, encoded by the exons cAGGAcagcagtggtgagagagcaagaccCAACCAGCAAATTCCCCATCCATTCTGCCCCAGAGACCCTCAGGTCAGTGGCCAGCAAGTCCTCCCGCCCATTCTGCTCCAGAGCCCCTCAG GACATCAGTGGTGAGAGACAAAAAGACCCGACCAGCAAGCCCTCCCATCCATTCTGCCCCAGAGTCCATCAGGTTATTGGCCGGCATGTCCTCCTGTCCATTCTACCCCAGAGCCCCTCAG GTGCCAGATTGGCATCCAGTGGCGGGACTCCCTCTGTGCATCCTCGGTGCAGCCCCAGTGTTCCTGCAGAACTGACCACTACCAAGAACAGTGTTGCAATGGAGGATGTGATGccaggcagcagcagtagcagcagtatgaACAGATGGGAGCagttgctcttctag